gtgtgtgtgtgtataaaagaaaatgctctgttcctggtttgaaagcatttttttcctgtttaattgtgcattcctTACTTTGAAACTAGATGTTCTACTCCAGGGACTTCccttttgtagctgccacaaactatgttaaattagTTGAGACTCAATGGTATTGCAGGATGcccctcccacaaaaacaaagtttctgcattacaatgcatgcgcaaaaccacatatatatacaaacacacgtATATACTTTCcccatgttcaatgtattgtcgaaaaccttcatggccggaagcactgggttgttgtgagttttccaggctgtctggccatgttccagaagcattctctcctgatgtttcgcccgcatctatggcaggcatagtcAGAGATTGTGAGTATATAATCAtctggtttttatgtatttattggttTGCTCTGTACATGAAAGACCAGTGACCTAAGCCAGGTAGGagcaaactttgggcctccaggtgttattaattgtgggaattgaagtccaaaacacctggagggccaaagttggcccgtaCCTGCTCTAGCTCCTCTTCGGCTTCTTGAAGCAGCACTCTGACAATGCTCAGAGGCAAATTAAATTTTCATTTGCTTGCTTTCCCCAACCCAAGATACCCAGCAATAGTGTCATTGTCAGCTTTTAGCCCACTTTGTCCACTGTAACCTTTCCATTTGCCTTGAGTCCAAAGCTCCTTGGGTCAGCGGAAtgactctgcccatgctcagggtCACTCCGAGACCATAGATTGCATTGTGGCATGCAACAGAAGTCCTAATGAGAGTTTTAGCCAGCTCACTTGTCGCCACCAAAGAGTCTTATCAACCAAAGTAATATTTCCTTGCTTATTATTGCCTTGATTGCAAAATTCATTGGGTCAGCAGAatgactctgcacatgctcagaggcactgcaAGGCCATAGATTGCATTGTGGCATGCAGCAGAAGTCCTAATGAGAGTTTTGTTGCCATCACAGAGCCTTATCAACCAAAGTAATATTTCCTTGCTTATTATTGCCTCAATTGCAGAGTTCCTTGGGTCAGCAGAacgactctgcacatgctcagaggcactgcaAGGCCATAGATTGCATTGTGGCATGCAACAGAAGTCCTAATGAGAGTTTTAGCCAGCTCACTTGTCACCACCAAAGAACCTTATCAACAAAAGTAATATTTCCTTGCTTATTGTTGCCGTGATTGCAGAGCTCCTTGAGTCGGCAGAatgactctgcacatgctcagaggcactgcaAGACCATAGATTGCATTGTGGCATGCAGCAGAGTCCTAATGAGAGTTTTAGCCAGCTCACTTGTCACCACCAAAGAACCTTATCAACAAAAGTAATATTTCCTTGCTTATTATTGCCTTGATTGCAGAGCTCCTTGAGTCGGCAGAatgactctgcacatgctcagaggcactgcaAGACCATAGATTGCATGGTGGCATGCAGCAGAGTTCTAATGAGAGTTTTAGCCAGCTCACTTGTTGCCACCAAAGAGTCTTATCAACCAAAGTAATATTTCCTTGCTTATTATTGCCTTGATTGCAAAATTCATTGGGTCAGCAGAatgactctgcacatgctcagaggcactgcaAGACCATAGATTGCATTGTGGCATGCAGCAGAGGTCCTAATGAGAGTTTGTCACCACCAAAGAATGACTCATACCTGGTCTAAGTGCTGAATAAACTAAAACCATcttacccccgttcttaactaggagtcggatgtttgcaactcgAGGATGGCCTGTAATACGTTTTCGGAGCGGAGTGCGCAGAACTTACCGTGAGCGGCAAAGAGCAGATGACGAAGATGACGGTCATGAGTGCCAGCAAGATGAGGTGGtccacctcctcctccccacGGCTGAACCAGCTCTTGCGCCGGCGTTGTGCCACGTTTACGGAGCCACGCCGGCGGGCCTTCTGCTTGCGGTACATCTGGCAGAGGCTGGTGATGACCAAGGCGTTGCAGAGGAAGATGACCAAGATGAGGATGGCCATGAGGGTGGCGTAGGAGAGCGAGAAGGCCGCATGGCCCGTGGCCTTGTCCACGTCCATTTGGACGAAGCACCAGGTCCCTGGGCAATATTGCTTGTACTTCCCGACTCCTAGGAAAGGCAGGCTGCAGAAGAAGGCGCTGAAGGCGTAGATGGCCGGCAAGGAGAGCTTCATCCAGCGCCGGATGTTGTGCTGGGAGTAGAAGTAGGGGTAGCTGAGGGCCAGGCAGCGCTCCACCGCCATCGCGCATAGGATGAGCATCGCTGCCTGGCTGAAGTACATCATGGAGAAGGCAAAGAGGTCACACAACCAGCTGCCACGCGCCACCATGCCCACCAAAGTGGCGTTGCGGGAGTAGGCGACAAAGACGATGGGGCTGACCACACATGTGCCCAGTAGATCGGTGACGGCGAGGCCAGTGACCAGGATACAGAAGGAGGAGGTCTTGGTGCGCAGCTCCTTGCGGTGGATGCCCAGGATGGCCAAGGCGGCCACATTGCCCACCACGCCGGCCGCAAACATAAAAGAGCTCACCACTGGGTTGCCATCCTGGTGCAGCTGGGTCATGTTGCTGCAGTCCTTGGATAGCGAGGGCGAGATAGGCGCCGTTGTGAGGGCCTGAGCGGGGTCCAGAGGGTGCATTGGCACAAAGGAGGGTGAAGGGTCAACGCTTTGGTCCTCGGGCAGCCGATAACAAAGAGACGGCAAGGTAAAAGGACTGGGAGCCAGGTTCCTCTCTTTGGCACAATGGAGAGGCCTGGAAGCAGCTCTGGAAACAGTTCACTGAGGACTAGTAACTTAGCTCTGTTCACTGATGCCACAATGGAGAGACCTGGAAGCAGTTCCGGAAACAGATCACTGAGGACTAGTAACTTAGCTCTGTTCACTGATGCCACAATGGAGAGACCTGGAAGCAGCTCCGGAAACAGATCACTGAGGACTAGTAACTTAGCTCTGTTCACTGAGGGCACAATGGAGAGACCTGGAAGCAGCTCCGGAAACAGATCACTGAGGACTAGTAACTTAGCTCTGTTCACTGAGGGCACAATGGAGAGACCTGGAAGCAGCTCCGGAAACAGATCACTGAGGACTAGTAACTTAGCTCTGTTCACTGAGGGCACAATGGAGAGACCTGGAAGCAGCTCCGGAAACAGATCACTGAGGATAGTAACTTAGCTCTGTTTACTGAGGGCACAATGGAGAAGCCAGGAAGCAGTTCCGGAAACAGATCACTGAGGACTAGTAACTTAGCTCTGTTCACTGATGCCACAATGGAGAGACCTGGAAGCAGCTCCGGAAACAGATCACTGAGGACTAGTAACTTAGCTCTGTTCACTGAGGGCACAATGGAGAGACCTGGAAGCAGCTCCGGAAACAGATCACTGAGGACTAGTAACTTAGCTCTGTTCACTGAGGGCACAATGGAGAGACCTGGAAGCAGCTCCGGAAACAGATCACTGAGGACTAGTAACTTAGCTCTGTTCACTGAGGGCACAATGGAGAGACCTGGAAGCAGCTCCGGAAACAGATCACTGAGGACTAGTAACTTAGCTCTGTTCACTGAGGGCACAATGGAGAGGACTGGAAGCAGCTCCAGAAACAGATCACTGAGGACTAGTAACTTAGCTCTGTTCACTGAGGGCACAATGGAGAGACCTGGAAGCAGCTCCGGAAACAGATCACTGAGGATAGTAACTTAGCTCTGTTTACTGAGGGCACAATGGAGAAGCCAGGAAGCAGTTCCGGAAACAGATCACTGAGGACTAGTAACTTAGCTCTGTTCACTGATGCCACAATGGAGAGACCTGGAAGCAGCTCCGGAAACAGATCACTGAGGACTAGTAACTTAGAACTGAAAATCTCAACTTGGAGAGGAACCAATCCAGCTGGGGATAGGATGGCAACTCCTTGCCAAGTTACATTTGTAATTCTAAGTTGCTTTCCTTTTGTGCTGACCTTTGAGGTGCTTCTTCCAAAGAAGAAGGTGTCCAGGCCCCTAAAAAACAAAACTGAGGACTAGCAActtagcattttaaaaatctcaacTCGGAAAGGAATCAATCCAGCTGAGATACGATGGCAACTCCTGGCCAAGTTACATTTGTAATGCTAAGTTGCCTTTTCTTTGTGCTGATCTTTGTGCTTCTTCTTCCAAGGAAGAATGCATCCAGTCCCTGAAAGAACAACACTGAGGACTAGCAACTTAGAATTAAAAATTGAGACTTGGGAAGGAGTCACTCCAATTGCAATAGGATGAAGAACTAAGAGCCGCCTAACCTTTGAGCATCCTCTTCCAAAGAGGAACGTGTCCAGGCCACTAAAGGACTACGCTGAGGACTAGCGACTTAGAATTACAAATCAAAGTTTGGGAAGGTGACGCTCCGACTGGGATAGGATGAAAAAACAAAAGTCTTCTAACCTTTGAGCCTCTTTTTCCAAGGAGCAAGGTATCCAGGCACCAACAACAGTGAGGACTAGCAACTTAGATTTTAAAAAGCTCAGCTTGGGAAGGAGTCGCTCCAATTGAAATAGGATGAAGAACCAAGAGCCGCCTAACCTTTGAGCATCCTCTTCCAAAGAGGAACGTGTCCAGGCCCCTAAAAAGCAACACTGAGGACTAGCAACTTAGAATTAAAAGTCTAAGCTTGGGAAGATGCTCCAACTGGGATAGGATAAAAAAAGCAAAGGCCTTCTAACCTTTGAGCTTCTTCTTCCAAGGAGGAAGATGTCCAGGCACCAACAACAGTGAGGACTAGCAACTTAGAATTTAATAAAGCTCTGTTTGGGAAGGAGTCACTTTGAATTAAGGCTCCTAAAGAACAACACTGAGGACTAGCAACTTAGAATTAAAAATCGAGGCTTGGGAAGGAGTTGCTCCAATTGGAATAGGATGAAGAAGCAAACGCCTTCTAACCTTTGAGCATCCTCTTCCAAAGGGGAACGTGTCCAGGCTCCTAAAGAACAACGCTGAGGACTAGCAACTTAGAATTAAGGCTCCTAAAGAACAACACTGAGGACTAGCAACTTAGAATTAAGGCTCCTAAAGAACAACACTGAGGACTAGCAACTTAGAATTAAGGCTCCTAAAGAACAACACTGAGGACTAGCAACTTAGAATTAAAAATCGAGACTTGGAAAGGAGTCGTTCCAATTGGAATAGGATGAAGAAGCAAACGCCTTCTAACCTTTGAGCATCCTCTTCCAAAGAGGAACGTGTCCAGGCCCCTTTTTCCCAAGGAGGAAGGCGTCCAGGCACCAACAACACTGAGGACTAGCAACTTAGAATTAAAAATCTCAGCTTTGGAAGAAATCACTCCAATTGGGATAGGATGAAGAAGCCAAGGCCTTCTAACCTTTGGGCCCCTTCTTCCAGCTCTTCCAGCTCTTCACCAATCCAGGCTTGTCATCAATTCCCAAAAGTTGCCAAATCCATCAAAAGGGAGACCAAGGCTTGTCCTGTCCCAACGGCACAATGGAGAGCCTTGGAAGTATGCGGCACCTAACGAACAACGCTGAGGACTAGCAACTTTAGAATTTACAAATTGGCAAGGAGTTGATCCAGTTGATGGAGGTGCAAAAAAACCTTCTCCCGAATCCAAAAGCAAAGCAGAACTCGGTCCAGGCGCCTATCCCTTCGTGGCCAGGAATTTCCAGATGTTGCCACCAACTCCAGCCGAAGAGAGACCTGTCTTGACCTGGCTGCTTCTTTCCTCTTCGGTGAGGCTGAGCGTGTGAGCTGTCAGGAGCACCCGGGCAGCCCTTTTCAACTCGGAGAGGCGGGTCCAAAGGACGATGGGCCAGGCCAGGGGTGGGACTTGGCACATGCACCCATCTAGAACCAGCCTCACAGATGTCAATGCCGctgtttcccttttttatttttctttctttctctcagccAGACTCCCacgctctttcctttcctcactcTCCAAAAATACTTGCAGGCCAGACAAGAAAGCAGGGCCAAGGAGCAtctggttgggggattctgggcttGATAGTCTGACTTTCCCATGCTCTGACTCACTCCTTACGCAGTCTCTCCGATGCTCACCAGACCCAATGCACACAAGGTGCATCATGCTTTGGCTGATGTCAGCGTTGCGGTGTTGCAATCCATCTTAGCAGTTCCCCAAAGAGAAGGACGAGGAAACCCTTGCTTGGCTCATGCTCAGCGTTGGGAAACGTAGCGCCGGATGAGTAagagggccaaaggttgcccCTTTGGGAAAGGTTGCCCCTTTGGGAGAGTGATGACAAGCAACAACACAAAGctctctttgggtgcatctacaccaggcatgcgcaaacttgggccctccaggtgttttggactccaactcccaccattcctaacagccggtaggctgttaggaatggtgggagttggagtccaaaacacctggagggcccaagtttgcccatgcctgatctacactgttgttattgttgttcctctatgtttttgtttttgaagcaGGGATATCATATAGCGCATTTTGCCCTAGTTTTTCagtgggttgaaccgctgagctgctgaacttgctgaccgaaagatcggcagttcgaatccggggtgttgggtgagttcctgctgttagccgcaTCTTCTGCCAACccaccagttcgaaaacatgcaaatatgagtaggtcaataggtaccactccggcaggaacaTAATGGCGTTCCATggagtcatactggccacatgaccttggaggtgtctatggacaacgccggctcttcagcttagaaatggagatgaccaccacccccagagtcggacacaactggacttaatgtcaggggaaaacctttacctactataTGCATCAACTCAACCTACTATTTTTATTatcaactagctgtacccgccatgcgttgctgtggtcaatcttccctccctatttctttccttcttcctttctcttccttccttccttccctttttttctttccttctctccttccttccttccctctttccttctctccctctttccttccttccttccttccttcttttccttttctctttctttctctccttccttccttctctccctccttccttcctccctccctccttccttctctccttccttccttccttcctcccttctttccttctctccttcctccctccctccctccctcactccttccttccttccctccctctttccttccctccctccctccttccttccctttttttctttccttctctccttccttccttctctccctttttccttctttccttccttccttccttccttccttccttcccttttttctttctttctctccttccttctctcccttcttccttcctccctccctccttctttccttccttccttccttccttccttaattctctccttccttccttccttccttccttgtcaccttccttctctctctccctccttccttccttccttccttccttccttcttttccttttctctttctttctctccttccttccttccttccttccttccttccttctctccctccttccttcctccctccctccttccttctctccttccttccttccttccttccttcctcccttctttccttctctccttcctccctccctccctccctcgctccttccttccctccctctttccttccctccctccctccctccctccctccctccttccttccccttttttctttccttctctccttccttccttctctccttccttctctccctttttccttccttccttccttccttccttccttccttccttccttccttcccttttttctttctttctctccttccttctctcccttcttccttcctccctccctccttctttccttccttccttccttccttccttccttccttccttccttccttaattctctccttcctttcttccttccttctttccttccttccttgtcaccttccttctctccctccttccttccttccttccttccttccgtccctttttttctttccttctctccttccttctctcacatatatatacaccgacatatatacacccaaaaaacacatatacgcaCACTGGGCCACAGTGTGTCTctatgtctgtgtgtgtctgtgtgtgtatatgtcatGTAGCTGGGAAGAATAAGGAGGGAGGACTTCTCACTGACTATTATTGGGCTAATTGTAGAATTTTGCCCATTTCCATAAGGCTAAAGAGTCAGTGGCACACGTGAACGTATGCATTGCATAATACAGATGTGATGAATAGAAAAGGCATCTGGTTTGATTGATTGTATAGGAAAGGGACACATTGcaccctcttctggacaactTGAAGAATGGACCCCAATTTCAGAATACAAGGTGGAGGAGCATCATGCATTTGGCA
The sequence above is a segment of the Anolis sagrei isolate rAnoSag1 chromosome Y, rAnoSag1.mat, whole genome shotgun sequence genome. Coding sequences within it:
- the LOC137095724 gene encoding prostacyclin receptor-like, which codes for MHPLDPAQALTTAPISPSLSKDCSNMTQLHQDGNPVVSSFMFAAGVVGNVAALAILGIHRKELRTKTSSFCILVTGLAVTDLLGTCVVSPIVFVAYSRNATLVGMVARGSWLCDLFAFSMMYFSQAAMLILCAMAVERCLALSYPYFYSQHNIRRWMKLSLPAIYAFSAFFCSLPFLGVGKYKQYCPGTWCFVQMDVDKATGHAAFSLSYATLMAILILVIFLCNALVITSLCQMYRKQKARRRGSVNVAQRRRKSWFSRGEEEVDHLILLALMTVIFVICSLPLTIRAYIGGLNPDHNEDEDMLAFRLSALNPIVDPWLFIIFRNAVFRGLRNFFCHRPWWPHWPRAQKVSATLGTQDGIAFQDHSIC